The proteins below come from a single Dehalococcoidia bacterium genomic window:
- a CDS encoding flavin reductase yields the protein MNRFLIFRTMDLQAREAMLQRIERLTELPLLLLSFAMIPLLLGPLMWELSDYDEGLFFTLDVFIWALFAADLIAKLAIAPDRVAYARRHWLEVLIVLIPFIRPLRILRLFMFGARAFGGARRLVNVDFLLVYAIGMVIVAATFVTSVERGHDSITSFPDALWWSFVTVTTVGYGDLSPVTPIGRAIAIVLMLVGIGLFGGLTANLASAIVKSEDNVEDKVDALLEEVRELRTQVGELGTVTEDPVQPTASPGPSFLQGFSLPGTANIIRGRLSGAINRLSRRRASGERGAQQPELAVEPRGVDMPDAQTFRQAWGKFATGVSIVTTADSEGNVHGMTANGINSVSLDPLLVLVCAGHTTTSYPLIRDSRRFAINILSEDQQDIAAYYARPTDQKTGDLDIDIRQTEHGGFTVEGSLAQMDCRVVTEHEAGDHTIFIGAVEEINVSDGRPLLFFEGRFGQIAEG from the coding sequence GGGAACTCTCAGACTACGATGAGGGGCTTTTCTTCACGCTTGACGTGTTCATATGGGCGTTGTTCGCAGCAGACCTCATTGCGAAGCTGGCAATAGCCCCGGACAGGGTGGCATACGCAAGGCGCCACTGGCTGGAAGTGCTTATCGTTCTGATCCCATTCATTCGACCCCTGCGAATTCTACGCCTGTTCATGTTCGGTGCGCGGGCGTTTGGCGGCGCGAGGCGGCTGGTCAACGTCGACTTCCTGCTTGTGTACGCGATTGGCATGGTGATCGTCGCGGCCACGTTTGTGACTTCGGTCGAGCGGGGCCACGATTCGATCACATCGTTCCCCGACGCGCTGTGGTGGTCTTTTGTGACAGTGACTACTGTCGGCTACGGCGACCTGTCGCCGGTCACACCAATTGGACGCGCGATTGCAATTGTGCTCATGCTGGTCGGAATCGGGCTGTTCGGTGGTCTGACGGCAAATCTGGCATCTGCGATCGTAAAGTCCGAGGACAATGTAGAAGACAAGGTCGACGCTCTTCTGGAGGAGGTACGCGAGCTTCGCACGCAGGTCGGAGAACTGGGGACGGTCACCGAGGACCCAGTCCAGCCCACAGCTTCGCCAGGGCCCTCGTTCCTTCAGGGGTTTTCATTGCCCGGCACCGCTAATATAATCCGAGGGCGGTTATCAGGAGCCATCAACAGGCTGAGCCGCAGGCGCGCCTCGGGGGAAAGAGGCGCCCAGCAACCCGAATTAGCAGTTGAACCCAGAGGTGTAGATATGCCCGATGCACAGACGTTCCGACAGGCGTGGGGGAAGTTCGCTACCGGCGTCTCCATCGTCACCACGGCCGATTCGGAAGGCAACGTGCACGGAATGACCGCCAATGGGATCAACTCAGTGTCGCTTGACCCGCTGCTGGTACTGGTGTGCGCAGGCCACACGACGACTTCATATCCCCTCATCAGGGACTCCCGCCGCTTCGCCATAAACATTCTCAGCGAAGACCAGCAGGACATAGCCGCATACTACGCCCGTCCCACCGACCAGAAGACCGGCGACCTGGATATCGACATTAGGCAGACCGAGCACGGGGGGTTTACTGTGGAGGGCAGCCTGGCGCAGATGGACTGCCGCGTGGTCACCGAGCACGAGGCCGGCGACCACACGATCTTCATCGGCGCGGTCGAGGAGATCAACGTCTCCGACGGAAGGCCGCTACTCTTCTTCGAGGGACGCTTCGGTCAGATAGCCGAGGGGTAG